A single uncultured Methanolobus sp. DNA region contains:
- a CDS encoding alpha hydrolase gives MQVSVMFSGGKDSSLSAILLEPFFKVELVTCSFSLLPVGEVAAETAARLGFSHRIIKPDVSILEKAYDMIMEDGFPKNAINFIHKSVIEHLAADPDVTFIADGIRRDDRVPMLEMSQIRSIEDRFGVHYMCPLKGIGRAAVNELVKMHLVIEEGLSEDVLKADYETELREMIVQNHGPDKIREIFPTHVQSHVIERKISVKE, from the coding sequence ATGCAAGTATCGGTAATGTTCAGTGGTGGCAAGGACAGTTCTCTGTCTGCGATACTGCTGGAGCCTTTCTTTAAGGTTGAACTTGTAACATGCAGTTTTTCACTGCTTCCTGTTGGGGAAGTGGCTGCTGAAACTGCAGCGAGGCTTGGTTTTTCGCACAGGATAATCAAACCCGATGTTTCAATTCTTGAAAAGGCATACGATATGATTATGGAGGACGGCTTTCCAAAGAACGCTATCAACTTCATTCACAAAAGCGTTATAGAGCACCTTGCGGCTGATCCGGATGTCACATTCATTGCTGACGGGATTCGCCGTGATGATCGCGTTCCCATGCTTGAAATGTCACAGATAAGAAGCATTGAGGATCGGTTCGGTGTTCATTATATGTGCCCCCTGAAAGGGATTGGGCGTGCCGCGGTGAATGAACTTGTAAAAATGCATCTGGTCATCGAGGAAGGTCTAAGTGAGGATGTACTGAAAGCAGATTATGAAACTGAGCTCAGGGAAATGATCGTTCAGAATCATGGTCCGGATAAGATCCGGGAAATATTCCCCACTCATGTACAATCACATGTTATCGAACGCAAGATAAGCGTGAAGGAATGA
- a CDS encoding 50S ribosomal protein L39e → MSHNTKGQKTRLAKAHRQNHRVPTWVIIKTGRKVVSHPKRRHWRRSSLDVK, encoded by the coding sequence GTGAGCCACAATACTAAAGGACAGAAGACAAGGTTGGCAAAAGCACACAGGCAGAACCACAGGGTTCCTACCTGGGTCATCATTAAGACCGGTCGCAAGGTCGTAAGCCATCCAAAGAGAAGACACTGGAGAAGAAGCAGTCTCGATGTGAAATAA
- a CDS encoding 50S ribosomal protein L31e, whose product MAEDIVKEQIYTIPLREIKSIPRWKRAKKTMVVIREYLTKHMKVEPDMVKLDKTINEKVWEHGCEKPPLSIRVRAAKFEDGEVQAELA is encoded by the coding sequence ATGGCAGAAGATATAGTAAAAGAGCAGATCTATACAATTCCTCTCCGTGAAATTAAGTCAATTCCACGCTGGAAAAGAGCCAAGAAGACTATGGTAGTTATCAGGGAATACCTTACAAAACATATGAAGGTAGAACCTGACATGGTCAAGTTGGACAAGACCATCAACGAGAAAGTATGGGAACACGGCTGTGAGAAGCCGCCACTGTCCATCCGTGTAAGAGCTGCAAAGTTCGAGGATGGCGAAGTTCAGGCAGAACTCGCATAA
- a CDS encoding translation initiation factor IF-6, which yields MIRTITIQESPIIGAFATCTEDIVLVPLGTSELVREKIGQFLQANVVETLINGSTIVGSLCRGNSNAVLVPMDSNIRGIDLIDVPVVELPGKLNAVGNVVLANDSAALVHPELSDRSLEAIEKALKVEVKRGTIGGAKTVGMAGVATNKGLLVNPRATSAELEVLEELFGLPVDIGTSNYGTQMVGSGLIANSKGYVAGSQTTGHELGRIEDALDLLK from the coding sequence ATGATACGAACTATAACAATACAGGAAAGCCCCATCATAGGGGCTTTTGCAACATGCACCGAAGATATTGTACTTGTACCTTTGGGCACTTCTGAGCTTGTCCGTGAAAAGATAGGCCAGTTCTTGCAGGCAAATGTAGTGGAAACCCTTATCAATGGAAGTACTATTGTGGGTTCACTTTGTCGGGGAAATTCCAATGCAGTGCTTGTTCCAATGGATTCCAATATAAGAGGCATAGATCTGATCGATGTTCCGGTAGTTGAATTACCCGGTAAGTTGAATGCTGTGGGTAATGTTGTGCTTGCGAATGATTCTGCAGCACTTGTGCATCCGGAACTTAGTGATAGATCACTGGAAGCCATTGAGAAAGCTCTCAAGGTAGAAGTTAAAAGAGGCACTATCGGTGGTGCAAAGACCGTAGGAATGGCCGGTGTTGCAACCAATAAAGGGTTGCTTGTAAATCCCCGGGCAACAAGCGCTGAGCTTGAAGTGCTTGAGGAGTTATTTGGTCTTCCGGTGGATATTGGAACATCAAATTATGGAACTCAAATGGTAGGTTCCGGACTGATAGCAAATTCCAAAGGTTATGTTGCAGGTTCGCAGACCACAGGTCATGAACTGGGAAGAATAGAAGATGCCCTGGACTTATTAAAATAA
- the rpl18a gene encoding 50S ribosomal protein L18Ae, which produces MKTFQVKGTFKAGVAWEKFTKVIESQNEKNAEDKVYSLFGSKHGLKRNLIKIESITEA; this is translated from the coding sequence ATGAAGACATTTCAGGTCAAAGGCACATTCAAGGCCGGAGTAGCATGGGAAAAGTTCACAAAGGTCATTGAGAGCCAGAACGAGAAGAATGCAGAAGATAAAGTGTATTCACTCTTTGGCAGTAAACATGGTCTTAAAAGGAACTTAATAAAGATCGAAAGTATAACTGAGGCATGA
- the pfdA gene encoding prefoldin subunit alpha → MADMNGQDPRVLANQHREFQRRAEMVQQQMSMVQISMEDCNRAINTIDELSNVSAGSEIMFPIGSGSFVYASISHTDKAVVDIGAGLTVERPLPEAKEILQRRREKLTTALENMNKTLAQLGQQMQAIESFLARLQQSQGNPGSQ, encoded by the coding sequence ATGGCGGATATGAATGGACAGGATCCAAGGGTTCTTGCAAACCAGCACCGCGAGTTTCAAAGACGTGCGGAAATGGTTCAGCAGCAGATGAGCATGGTCCAGATATCAATGGAAGATTGTAACAGAGCAATTAACACAATTGATGAGCTCAGCAATGTTTCAGCTGGTTCTGAAATAATGTTTCCGATAGGTTCCGGTTCATTTGTATATGCCAGTATCAGTCACACTGACAAAGCAGTGGTTGATATCGGTGCAGGGTTAACTGTTGAAAGACCTCTTCCTGAAGCAAAGGAAATTCTCCAGCGCCGCAGGGAAAAGCTCACAACAGCTCTTGAAAATATGAACAAGACCCTTGCCCAGTTAGGCCAGCAGATGCAGGCCATTGAATCATTCCTTGCAAGACTCCAGCAGTCTCAAGGAAACCCAGGTTCCCAGTGA
- the ftsY gene encoding signal recognition particle-docking protein FtsY produces MFNKLKAKLSGFKDKIGSKIDEKAVAIEPVEEIVESSEEVGSPVAVPSSPKEEVKAKTGLPAEETKPVPKEENNTAKKFGFAQKAKALVFEREFILDEDDLEEPLWDLEMALLESDIALSVSEAIVSSVKGQLVGTRRRIGSNTGNIVEDALKKAIYDVMSANVFDLDEYVKNAEKPVHIVFIGINGTGKTTSIAKLSKRFKDMGMSVVVAAGDTFRAGAIDQLAIHANKVGVKIIKHQEQGDPAAVIYDAMQHAKAHKVDVVLSDTAGRMHTNINLMEQLKKVCRVAPPDLIIFVDEAVAGNDAVERAAQFNDAVPISGSILTKTDADSKGGAAISIAYITGKPILFLGMGQGYDDLRKFDPKWFVDQLFAE; encoded by the coding sequence GTGTTCAATAAACTCAAGGCAAAACTCAGTGGATTCAAAGATAAGATTGGCAGCAAAATAGACGAAAAAGCTGTTGCAATCGAGCCTGTAGAGGAAATCGTAGAGTCTTCTGAAGAAGTAGGATCTCCTGTTGCAGTTCCATCTTCTCCAAAAGAAGAAGTGAAGGCAAAGACCGGACTTCCTGCTGAAGAAACTAAACCAGTTCCAAAAGAAGAAAACAACACAGCTAAGAAATTCGGCTTTGCACAAAAAGCCAAAGCTCTTGTTTTTGAAAGAGAGTTCATTCTGGATGAAGATGATCTTGAAGAACCTCTCTGGGATCTGGAAATGGCTCTTCTTGAGAGCGATATTGCACTCTCGGTTTCAGAAGCAATTGTAAGCTCTGTAAAGGGTCAGCTAGTTGGAACCAGAAGGCGTATTGGCAGTAATACCGGTAATATTGTCGAAGATGCCCTTAAAAAAGCCATCTATGATGTGATGAGCGCCAATGTATTTGACCTTGATGAATACGTGAAGAATGCTGAAAAGCCGGTGCATATCGTCTTTATCGGCATAAACGGAACAGGAAAGACAACTTCAATTGCCAAGCTTTCCAAGCGTTTTAAAGATATGGGCATGTCCGTTGTAGTCGCCGCAGGTGACACATTCAGGGCAGGAGCGATCGATCAGCTCGCCATCCATGCCAACAAGGTAGGCGTAAAGATAATCAAACATCAGGAACAGGGTGATCCGGCTGCTGTTATCTATGATGCAATGCAGCATGCTAAAGCTCACAAAGTGGATGTAGTGTTATCTGACACCGCTGGCAGGATGCATACCAACATCAACCTCATGGAGCAACTTAAGAAAGTATGCCGCGTGGCTCCTCCAGACCTCATTATCTTTGTTGATGAGGCAGTTGCAGGTAACGATGCTGTGGAAAGGGCAGCACAGTTCAATGATGCCGTTCCAATAAGCGGTTCTATACTTACAAAAACAGATGCCGATTCTAAGGGTGGTGCAGCAATTTCCATTGCATACATCACAGGAAAACCAATATTGTTCCTTGGAATGGGGCAGGGATATGACGACCTTCGCAAATTCGATCCAAAATGGTTCGTGGATCAGTTATTTGCAGAGTAA
- the trpA gene encoding tryptophan synthase subunit alpha — translation MRIADKFTELKKKNEKALIAYVCAGDPSAEATKEIVHALVKGGADIVELGLPFSDPVADGPTIQAASTRALEAGMNPDIYFEMAASIKENVPLVCMTYYNLIYKRGNEKFARDCAESGITGIIVPDLPAEEADELHDACRKNGVDLIFLITPVTTGKRMEKNLERTSGFVYIVSRLGVTGERVDVAESTKNILARIDTEVPKAVGFGISNGQQAAEVIKAGADAVIVGSAFVSIISSGEDVNKRVEKLASELKESCR, via the coding sequence GTGAGAATTGCAGATAAATTCACAGAACTTAAAAAGAAGAATGAAAAGGCACTCATTGCCTATGTCTGTGCAGGTGACCCTTCAGCTGAAGCTACAAAAGAGATAGTTCATGCACTTGTAAAAGGTGGAGCAGATATCGTGGAACTGGGACTTCCTTTCTCAGATCCGGTTGCAGATGGACCGACCATTCAGGCTGCATCAACAAGGGCACTTGAAGCAGGAATGAATCCTGACATTTACTTTGAAATGGCAGCATCCATCAAGGAAAATGTTCCTCTGGTCTGTATGACATATTATAATCTAATATATAAGAGAGGAAATGAGAAATTTGCCAGGGATTGTGCTGAATCAGGCATTACCGGAATTATTGTACCGGACCTTCCGGCAGAAGAAGCAGATGAACTTCATGATGCATGCAGGAAGAATGGTGTTGACCTGATATTCCTTATAACGCCTGTAACCACAGGAAAAAGAATGGAAAAGAATCTGGAAAGAACATCCGGTTTTGTCTATATTGTTTCAAGACTTGGAGTCACCGGAGAAAGAGTTGATGTGGCAGAGTCAACAAAGAACATTCTTGCACGCATCGATACAGAAGTTCCAAAGGCAGTTGGATTTGGAATATCCAACGGGCAGCAGGCTGCAGAAGTTATAAAAGCTGGTGCAGATGCAGTAATTGTAGGTTCTGCTTTTGTCAGCATAATCTCTTCAGGCGAAGATGTTAACAAAAGAGTAGAAAAACTTGCATCAGAATTGAAGGAAAGCTGCAGATAA
- the trpB gene encoding tryptophan synthase subunit beta produces MKKSMYGKFGGQFVPEVLMPALNELEEAYERYKDDPEFLKELDYYMKEFAGRETPLYFARNLSKKYGIKIYLKREDLVHGGAHKLNNTLGQALLAKYMGKKRLIAETGAGQHGTATAMAAANMGFESEVYMGAKDVMRQHMNVYRMELMGSKVNAVESGSKTLKDAINEALRDWVTNVEHTHYLIGSVVGPHPYPMIVRDFQSVIGKEVKEQIMEKEGRYPDSIVACAGGGSNAMGIFYPFIEDKEVKLFPVEAGGKELKTTEKEALHSASLCVGEEGILQGAHTLILQDKYGQILESSSISAGLDYSGVGPELAHLADIGRITPCCVSDDEALEAFYELSRLEGIIPALESSHAIAYVMKMAKSGKLEELGDLVVINLSGRGDKDLETVFKIKEEDAKEACQ; encoded by the coding sequence ATGAAAAAATCAATGTATGGCAAATTCGGAGGACAGTTCGTTCCTGAAGTACTCATGCCGGCACTTAATGAGCTTGAAGAAGCTTATGAACGTTACAAGGATGATCCTGAGTTCCTCAAAGAACTTGATTACTATATGAAAGAGTTCGCTGGCAGAGAAACTCCTCTTTATTTTGCAAGGAATCTCAGCAAGAAGTACGGAATTAAGATCTACCTGAAACGTGAGGATCTTGTTCATGGTGGTGCCCATAAGTTGAACAATACACTAGGACAGGCACTTCTGGCTAAATACATGGGCAAGAAACGCCTTATTGCAGAAACCGGGGCAGGTCAGCACGGAACTGCAACTGCAATGGCGGCCGCAAACATGGGATTTGAATCCGAGGTTTACATGGGTGCAAAGGATGTTATGCGCCAGCACATGAATGTTTACAGAATGGAGCTTATGGGTTCTAAAGTGAATGCTGTTGAATCCGGTTCAAAGACACTAAAAGATGCAATCAATGAAGCTCTCAGAGACTGGGTTACTAATGTTGAGCATACTCATTATCTTATAGGTTCAGTTGTGGGACCACACCCATACCCTATGATCGTGCGTGATTTCCAGAGTGTTATTGGAAAGGAAGTCAAAGAGCAGATAATGGAGAAAGAAGGCAGGTATCCTGATTCTATTGTTGCCTGTGCAGGCGGCGGAAGCAATGCAATGGGTATTTTCTATCCATTCATTGAAGACAAGGAGGTCAAACTCTTCCCGGTTGAAGCAGGTGGAAAAGAGTTAAAGACAACTGAAAAGGAAGCATTGCACTCCGCATCACTTTGTGTCGGCGAGGAAGGCATCCTTCAGGGCGCACACACGCTTATACTCCAGGATAAGTATGGACAGATACTTGAATCCAGTTCCATCTCAGCAGGACTTGATTATTCAGGAGTCGGGCCTGAACTTGCACATCTTGCAGATATTGGCAGGATAACTCCATGTTGTGTCAGTGATGATGAGGCACTTGAGGCTTTCTATGAACTCAGCCGTCTTGAAGGAATTATCCCTGCACTTGAATCATCACATGCAATTGCTTATGTTATGAAGATGGCAAAGAGTGGGAAACTTGAGGAACTTGGCGACCTTGTTGTTATCAACCTTTCCGGAAGAGGAGACAAGGATCTTGAAACTGTATTCAAAATAAAGGAAGAAGATGCAAAGGAGGCTTGCCAGTGA
- a CDS encoding indole-3-glycerol-phosphate synthase — MHAVINDIINSTEKRVHNIKTKEELSAINKGNINKRDIVVAISEKKLQGKVAVIAEVKPASPGKKLRDIGPEDAAMIAAEMEKAGAVAISVLTEPEFFHGSTYNLRSVRKEVSIPVLRKDFIIDEIQFNEIESDLILLIAGILGENLEKMVEKAISKGFEPLVEVHNESELKSALETKARIIGINNRDLSNLEIDLATTLKLIPLVKDFDANTGQHHIIISESGMHTIEDVKMVVKAGADAVLVGTSIIKSGEIYAKTKELVDALND, encoded by the coding sequence ATGCATGCCGTAATAAACGATATAATCAACTCTACTGAAAAGAGAGTACATAATATAAAGACAAAGGAAGAATTGTCTGCAATTAATAAAGGCAACATCAATAAAAGAGACATAGTTGTTGCCATAAGTGAAAAGAAATTGCAGGGAAAAGTTGCAGTTATAGCAGAAGTTAAACCTGCATCCCCTGGAAAAAAGTTGCGGGATATCGGTCCTGAAGACGCAGCCATGATAGCAGCAGAAATGGAAAAGGCAGGAGCAGTTGCAATATCCGTTTTAACAGAACCTGAATTTTTCCACGGCTCTACATATAACCTCAGATCAGTTAGAAAGGAAGTATCAATTCCTGTCCTGCGCAAGGATTTCATTATTGATGAGATACAATTCAATGAAATTGAAAGCGACCTTATATTATTAATAGCAGGCATTCTTGGAGAGAATCTTGAGAAAATGGTGGAAAAGGCAATATCAAAAGGATTTGAGCCACTTGTAGAAGTTCACAATGAGAGCGAACTTAAAAGTGCGCTTGAAACAAAAGCAAGAATAATTGGAATAAACAACCGGGATCTAAGCAACCTTGAGATCGATCTTGCTACAACACTTAAACTTATACCGCTTGTAAAGGATTTTGATGCAAATACCGGACAGCATCACATTATCATCAGTGAAAGCGGGATGCATACCATTGAAGATGTGAAAATGGTTGTAAAAGCAGGTGCAGATGCTGTACTTGTTGGCACATCCATCATAAAGAGCGGAGAGATATACGCAAAGACAAAAGAACTTGTTGATGCACTTAACGATTAA
- a CDS encoding archaellin/type IV pilin N-terminal domain-containing protein: MKANNTLYLKKNTRAQVGIGTLIIFIAMVLVAAVAAAVLIQTSGTLQQKAQSTGKQATQEVSSNLMVKTIEGVRAKDSATVMSDTIDLLKLKVGLNVGSSPVDVNQVVISITDGTTANNLVYAGNTKSYATTGSNNGDMDSFGSSAATNLQTLLTANTTASSTFDNADHYYTVEKIRDEDSSFSQSNPVMNTGDLITVYIATTSDTAVSSAYDYVGSTTVTAGLKSSGLNLVPRTTVNIVLTPESGAATTADFVAPSSYGVKETVQLYP; encoded by the coding sequence ATGAAAGCAAACAATACATTATATTTGAAAAAAAATACCAGAGCTCAGGTGGGTATTGGTACTCTTATCATATTCATCGCTATGGTTCTTGTAGCAGCAGTTGCAGCTGCTGTTCTGATTCAGACATCCGGTACCCTTCAGCAGAAGGCACAGTCAACCGGTAAACAGGCAACCCAGGAAGTATCTTCTAACCTCATGGTCAAGACCATTGAAGGTGTACGTGCAAAGGACAGTGCAACTGTTATGTCAGACACAATAGACCTTCTGAAACTTAAGGTCGGTCTTAACGTAGGAAGTTCTCCTGTAGATGTAAATCAGGTAGTAATATCAATTACTGATGGTACAACCGCAAACAATCTTGTCTACGCAGGAAATACAAAATCATATGCAACAACTGGTTCTAATAATGGTGATATGGATTCCTTTGGTTCAAGTGCAGCTACAAATTTGCAGACTCTTTTAACAGCAAACACTACAGCTAGTAGCACATTTGATAACGCCGATCATTACTATACTGTAGAAAAGATACGTGATGAGGATTCTTCATTCTCTCAGAGTAATCCTGTAATGAATACTGGTGACTTGATCACAGTTTACATTGCAACGACATCTGATACTGCAGTGTCATCTGCATATGATTACGTTGGTTCAACAACTGTAACAGCTGGTCTGAAATCATCAGGTCTTAATCTCGTACCGAGGACTACTGTAAACATCGTTCTGACACCAGAATCTGGTGCAGCCACAACCGCAGACTTTGTAGCCCCATCTTCCTATGGTGTTAAGGAGACTGTACAACTGTATCCATAA
- a CDS encoding archaellin/type IV pilin N-terminal domain-containing protein produces MKANSKFIKSDTRAQVGIGTLIIFIAMVLVAAVAAAVLIQTSGTLQQKAQSTGKQATQEVSSNLMVKTIEGLRAKSSATNMAANISLLELKVGLNVGSSPVDVNQVVISITDGTTTNNLIYANNDRTYGSAMANFSSGASASTNLAKLLTDSGSSRDNGKYFFTVEKIRDEDGSFTQGEPVMNTGDLITVYISTVAAGATGFTTIGDTTTSGAQDDTGLVIGPRTAVSIVLTPESGAATTADFITPSSYGTKENVQLYP; encoded by the coding sequence ATGAAAGCAAATAGTAAATTCATAAAATCGGATACGCGTGCACAGGTGGGTATTGGTACTCTGATCATCTTCATTGCAATGGTTCTGGTTGCAGCAGTTGCAGCTGCCGTTCTTATCCAGACATCAGGTACACTGCAGCAAAAAGCTCAGTCAACTGGTAAGCAGGCAACTCAGGAAGTTTCATCTAATCTTATGGTAAAGACCATTGAAGGTCTAAGGGCGAAATCTTCAGCAACAAATATGGCTGCCAATATTTCATTGCTCGAACTGAAAGTAGGTCTTAACGTTGGAAGTTCTCCTGTAGATGTAAATCAGGTTGTTATTTCAATAACTGATGGAACTACCACTAATAACCTGATCTATGCAAACAATGACCGTACATATGGAAGTGCAATGGCCAACTTCTCATCAGGTGCATCTGCAAGTACAAATCTTGCGAAGCTTTTAACAGATTCTGGATCAAGTCGTGATAATGGTAAGTACTTCTTCACTGTTGAGAAGATTCGTGATGAAGATGGATCTTTTACTCAGGGTGAACCTGTAATGAACACTGGAGACCTTATTACGGTTTATATCTCTACAGTGGCAGCAGGTGCTACCGGATTTACCACTATAGGTGACACAACAACAAGTGGTGCTCAGGATGATACTGGTCTTGTGATCGGTCCAAGAACTGCTGTCAGTATTGTATTGACACCAGAATCTGGTGCAGCCACAACAGCTGACTTTATAACGCCATCTTCATATGGTACCAAAGAAAATGTACAGTTGTATCCATAA
- a CDS encoding archaellin/type IV pilin N-terminal domain-containing protein yields the protein MKANNALYLKKNTRAQVGIGTLIIFIAMVLVAAVAAAVLIQTSGTLQQKAQSTGKQATQEVSSNLMVKTIEGVRAKDSSTSMSDTIDLLKLKVGLNVGSSPVDVNQVVVSITDGTTANNLVYAGNTKSYASAGAENGDMDHFGSSAAGNLATLLKNASTSPTTFNNSDHYFTVEKIRDEDSSFSQSNPVMNTGDLITVYIATTSASAVATDYDYLGTTTVTSALKTSGLNLVPRTTVNIVLTPESGAATTADFVAPSSYGVKETVQLYP from the coding sequence ATGAAAGCAAACAACGCATTATATTTGAAAAAAAATACCAGAGCTCAGGTGGGTATTGGTACTCTTATCATATTCATCGCTATGGTTCTTGTAGCAGCAGTTGCAGCTGCTGTATTGATTCAGACTTCCGGTACACTCCAGCAGAAAGCTCAGTCAACCGGTAAGCAGGCAACCCAGGAAGTATCATCTAACCTGATGGTCAAAACTATTGAAGGTGTACGTGCAAAGGACAGTTCTACTTCTATGTCAGACACCATCGACCTTCTGAAACTCAAGGTAGGTCTTAATGTAGGTAGTTCCCCTGTAGATGTAAATCAGGTAGTAGTTTCAATTACTGATGGAACAACTGCAAATAATCTTGTCTATGCAGGAAATACAAAATCATATGCTTCTGCAGGCGCTGAAAATGGTGACATGGATCACTTTGGATCAAGTGCCGCTGGAAACTTAGCCACTCTTCTAAAAAATGCATCTACATCACCTACTACTTTCAACAATTCTGATCACTATTTTACAGTAGAAAAGATCCGTGATGAAGATTCTTCATTCTCCCAGAGTAATCCTGTAATGAATACTGGTGACTTGATCACAGTTTACATTGCAACAACATCCGCCAGTGCAGTAGCAACAGATTATGACTATCTTGGAACTACTACTGTAACTTCTGCTCTGAAAACTTCGGGACTGAACCTTGTGCCAAGGACAACTGTGAACATAGTATTAACACCTGAGTCCGGTGCAGCAACTACGGCTGACTTTGTGGCACCTTCTTCGTATGGTGTTAAGGAAACAGTACAGCTCTATCCATAA
- a CDS encoding archaellin/type IV pilin N-terminal domain-containing protein, with amino-acid sequence MISNASFTKNNAAQVGIGTLIIFIAMVLIAAVAASVLIQTSGTLQQQAQSTGKQATQEVSSNLIVKSIEGVRAKTGTTSMASNMSLLKVKVGLNVGSSPVDLNQLIITITDGTNTNDLIYANNDKTYGYSMENFSSSNTASVNLGHLLTDEQTTPGENARFFFTVQKIRDEDGSFSQGNPIMNTGDLVTIYISVVANGDLSFTTIDGVTSSGNQKDSNLDISPRTTVTIVMTPEAGATTMAEFVTPSSYGTRETIQLYP; translated from the coding sequence ATGATCTCTAATGCCAGCTTTACAAAAAACAATGCTGCTCAGGTAGGTATTGGTACTCTTATTATTTTCATAGCCATGGTACTGATAGCTGCTGTAGCTGCATCTGTGCTTATTCAGACATCTGGTACACTTCAGCAACAGGCGCAATCAACCGGCAAGCAGGCTACACAGGAAGTATCATCCAATCTGATAGTCAAAAGCATAGAGGGTGTACGTGCAAAAACAGGTACTACGAGCATGGCTTCGAATATGTCTCTTCTTAAAGTAAAAGTAGGTCTTAATGTTGGAAGTTCTCCGGTGGATCTCAATCAGTTGATCATTACAATAACTGATGGGACTAACACGAATGATCTGATCTATGCCAACAACGACAAAACCTATGGCTATTCAATGGAAAATTTCTCTTCCTCGAACACTGCAAGTGTGAATCTCGGTCATTTGCTTACAGATGAACAAACGACTCCAGGTGAAAATGCCAGGTTCTTCTTCACTGTGCAGAAAATAAGGGATGAAGATGGTTCATTTTCACAGGGCAATCCGATTATGAATACAGGTGACCTTGTGACTATTTATATTTCTGTTGTAGCAAATGGTGACCTGTCTTTTACAACAATTGACGGAGTAACTTCCAGCGGAAACCAGAAAGATTCCAATCTGGATATTTCACCACGTACTACTGTTACGATAGTAATGACCCCTGAGGCCGGAGCTACTACAATGGCTGAGTTTGTGACTCCTTCATCGTATGGTACCAGAGAAACGATACAATTATATCCATAA